In one Methylocaldum szegediense genomic region, the following are encoded:
- a CDS encoding tyrosine-type recombinase/integrase: MPLTDNTIRNAKPHQKPVRLYDSGGLYLEVAPSGGKWWRFKYRFDGKEKRISLGTYPETSLKEAREKRDHARKLVAQGIDPSAERKATKTAESETFEAIYREWLEKFSPRWAPSHKENIVRRIEKDILPWLGARPIAELKAADLLTALRRIEARGALESAHRTKQACGQVFRYAVATGRAERDPTADLRGALPPSTKKSFAAITDPKDVGALLRVIDGYEGSFIVRCALRLAPLVFVRPGELRQAEWSEFDLERGEWRIPGSKMKMKEPHIVPLSRQALVILEELRPFTGTGRYLFPSERSRDRPMSDGTVNAALRRMGYGSDVMTGHGFRTTACSILNEQGWNRDAIERQLAHAERNKVRAAYHRAEHLPERRKMMQAWADYLDSLKNGADIIPLSAPQFGIR; this comes from the coding sequence ATGCCCCTTACCGACAACACGATTCGCAACGCGAAACCCCACCAAAAGCCCGTTCGGCTGTACGATAGTGGCGGTCTGTATCTCGAAGTTGCCCCCAGCGGGGGCAAGTGGTGGCGGTTCAAGTACCGCTTCGACGGCAAGGAGAAACGGATCTCCTTGGGCACCTATCCGGAAACAAGCCTGAAGGAGGCGCGCGAAAAGCGGGACCATGCCCGCAAGCTGGTGGCGCAAGGCATCGACCCGAGCGCAGAAAGGAAAGCCACCAAGACAGCGGAATCTGAAACCTTCGAGGCGATCTACCGGGAGTGGCTAGAAAAGTTTTCCCCGCGCTGGGCGCCCAGCCACAAGGAAAACATCGTTCGCCGCATCGAGAAGGACATTCTTCCCTGGCTCGGCGCGCGGCCGATCGCCGAGCTGAAGGCTGCCGATCTGTTGACTGCGTTGCGGCGCATCGAGGCGCGCGGGGCGCTGGAATCGGCACACCGTACCAAGCAAGCCTGCGGCCAGGTCTTCCGCTACGCCGTGGCAACCGGCCGGGCCGAGCGCGATCCGACCGCCGATCTTCGTGGCGCGCTACCGCCTTCCACCAAGAAAAGCTTCGCGGCGATTACCGATCCGAAGGACGTAGGGGCGCTGTTGCGCGTCATCGATGGCTACGAGGGATCGTTCATCGTCCGTTGCGCCCTGCGCCTGGCGCCCTTGGTGTTCGTCCGCCCCGGCGAGCTGCGGCAGGCCGAGTGGTCCGAGTTCGACTTGGAGCGGGGTGAGTGGCGGATTCCGGGGTCTAAGATGAAGATGAAAGAGCCTCACATCGTACCGCTGTCCCGCCAAGCCTTGGTGATCCTGGAAGAACTCCGCCCCTTCACCGGCACCGGACGTTACCTGTTCCCCAGCGAACGATCGAGAGACCGACCGATGAGCGACGGTACCGTCAATGCAGCGCTGCGGCGCATGGGTTACGGTTCTGACGTGATGACCGGACACGGCTTCCGGACTACAGCTTGCTCCATCCTCAATGAACAAGGGTGGAATCGGGACGCCATCGAGCGCCAGCTAGCGCACGCCGAACGGAACAAGGTTCGAGCGGCTTACCACCGGGCGGAACACCTGCCCGAGCGGCGGAAGATGATGCAGGCCTGGGCCGATTACCTGGATAGCTTGAAGAACGGCGCTGACATCATTCCGCTATCCGCGCCGCAATTCGGTATACGCTGA
- a CDS encoding IS481 family transposase, producing the protein MQIRLHKNARTTPAVRQAIQASTLSERALAQKHGISRTTVRKWKHRSSVEDASHRPHTLRTTLTPAQEAIVVYLRQALLLPLDDLLAVTREFLNPAVSRSGLDRCLRRHGVASLKTLLPPTEKAKVKPFKAYEPGFLHLDVKYLPAIDGEPRRYLFVAIDRATRWVYVALKPNRSALSAKDFLKAVIQAAPFRIQKCLTDNGSEFTDRFLTRTRQPSGTHEFDRLCTEQGIEHRLIPPGRPQTNGLVERFNGRIEEVLQTHHFDSTADLDTTLHRYVELYNHHIPQKALGHLTPIQALKNWQLSHPHLFRKRVYNHAGLDT; encoded by the coding sequence ATGCAGATTCGTCTTCATAAGAACGCCCGTACCACCCCAGCCGTTCGGCAGGCCATTCAAGCGTCCACGTTGAGCGAGCGCGCCTTGGCCCAAAAGCATGGCATTAGCCGAACGACCGTCCGCAAGTGGAAACACCGCTCCTCGGTCGAAGATGCCTCGCATCGGCCCCACACCCTCAGAACCACGCTCACGCCCGCCCAGGAAGCCATCGTGGTCTACCTCCGCCAAGCTCTGCTCCTCCCCTTGGATGATCTCCTGGCCGTGACCCGGGAATTTCTCAATCCCGCCGTGTCCCGTTCCGGGCTAGACCGCTGCCTGCGCCGCCACGGGGTGGCGTCCCTCAAGACCCTGCTTCCGCCTACAGAGAAGGCGAAGGTCAAACCCTTCAAGGCCTATGAGCCCGGCTTCCTTCACCTGGATGTTAAGTACTTGCCCGCCATCGACGGCGAACCCCGCCGATACCTGTTCGTCGCCATCGACCGCGCCACCCGCTGGGTCTATGTCGCCCTCAAGCCCAACCGCTCCGCCTTAAGCGCAAAGGACTTCCTCAAAGCGGTGATTCAGGCCGCGCCTTTCCGCATCCAGAAATGCCTGACCGACAACGGCTCGGAGTTTACCGACCGTTTCCTGACCCGAACTCGGCAGCCCTCGGGGACGCATGAGTTTGACCGCCTCTGTACTGAACAAGGCATCGAACATCGCCTGATTCCGCCGGGCCGGCCCCAAACGAATGGCCTGGTGGAACGCTTCAATGGCCGCATCGAGGAGGTGTTGCAAACCCATCACTTCGATTCAACCGCCGATCTGGACACCACCCTGCACCGCTATGTCGAGCTGTACAATCATCACATTCCCCAAAAGGCCTTAGGCCATCTCACCCCGATTCAAGCACTCAAAAACTGGCAACTGTCCCATCCTCATCTTTTTCGAAAGAGGGTTTACAATCATGCGGGACTTGACACATAG
- a CDS encoding helix-turn-helix transcriptional regulator translates to MTTKLEILRPAEARKITGLGKTQFAEKQNPKSKYFDPTFPVAVALGCRSVGYYRHELEQWLASRLRITAEERRRRATARGAAA, encoded by the coding sequence ATGACCACGAAACTCGAAATACTTCGCCCGGCGGAAGCCCGAAAAATCACCGGCTTGGGAAAGACCCAATTTGCGGAAAAACAAAACCCCAAAAGCAAATATTTTGACCCTACGTTCCCGGTGGCCGTGGCGTTGGGTTGCAGATCGGTAGGTTATTACCGGCACGAGCTGGAGCAGTGGTTAGCATCGCGTCTGCGGATTACGGCAGAGGAGCGCCGGCGGCGCGCAACCGCGCGGGGGGCCGCCGCATGA